One region of Mycolicibacterium insubricum genomic DNA includes:
- the nadC gene encoding carboxylating nicotinate-nucleotide diphosphorylase, with protein sequence MLADFELADARAVILRGLEEDLRYGPDVTTMATVPVDARSTAAMVARTAGVAAGIDIALLVLDEVLGADGYRVIGRAEDGDRLRAGESLLTLEADTRGLLTAERTMLNLVCHLSGIATETARWVDAVEGTGARIRDTRKTLPGLRTLQKYAVRVGGGVNHRMGLGDAALIKDNHVAAAGSIVAALRAVREAAPDLLCEVEVDSLDQLDEVLAEDVQLILLDNFAVWETQIAAQRRDSRSPGVQLESSGGLSLDAAGAYAATGVDYLAVGALTHSVSVLDIGLDM encoded by the coding sequence ATGCTGGCCGACTTCGAACTCGCCGACGCCCGCGCGGTCATCCTGCGTGGCCTGGAGGAAGACCTGCGCTACGGGCCCGACGTGACCACCATGGCCACCGTGCCCGTCGACGCCCGATCCACGGCGGCCATGGTCGCCCGCACCGCCGGGGTCGCCGCCGGTATCGACATCGCCCTGCTGGTGCTCGACGAGGTGCTCGGCGCCGACGGCTACCGGGTGATCGGCCGCGCCGAGGACGGCGACCGGTTGCGGGCCGGGGAGTCCCTGCTGACCCTGGAGGCCGATACCCGCGGGCTGCTGACCGCCGAGCGCACCATGCTGAATCTGGTGTGTCACCTGTCCGGGATCGCCACCGAGACCGCCCGCTGGGTCGACGCGGTCGAGGGCACCGGTGCGCGCATCCGCGACACCCGCAAAACCCTGCCCGGCCTGCGCACCCTGCAGAAGTACGCGGTGCGCGTCGGCGGCGGCGTCAACCATCGGATGGGTCTCGGTGACGCAGCGCTGATCAAGGACAACCATGTCGCCGCCGCCGGTTCGATCGTCGCCGCGCTGCGCGCCGTGCGTGAGGCCGCCCCCGATCTGCTCTGCGAGGTCGAGGTCGATTCGCTCGACCAGCTCGACGAGGTGCTCGCCGAGGACGTCCAACTGATCCTGCTGGACAACTTCGCCGTCTGGGAGACCCAGATCGCCGCGCAGCGGCGCGACAGCCGGTCCCCGGGCGTGCAGCTGGAGTCCTCCGGCGGCCTGAGCCTGGACGCCGCGGGCGCCTACGCCGCCACCGGGGTCGATTACCTGGCCGTCGGCGCGCTCACCCACTCGGTGAGCGTGCTCGACATCGGCCTGGACATGTAG
- the hisD gene encoding histidinol dehydrogenase, translating to MATFCMPRVDLRERSLSAAELRAALPRGGVDVDAVVPTVRPIVDDVAERGATAALEYGERFDGVRPDAVRVPAAALTAALQTLDADVRAALQVAIDRTRAVHADQRRTDTVTEVAPGAVVTERWLPVDRVGLYVPGGNAVYPSSVVMNVVPAQIAGVSSLVIASPPQRSNTGAFTGLPHPTILAAAALLGVTEVWAVGGAQAIALLAYGGTDTDGSGTWTELAPVDMITGPGNIYVTAAKRICRAQVGIDAEAGPTEIAILADGTADPAHVAADLISQAEHDEMAASVLVTASTELADAVDAALTEQLATTVHRERVLTALAGPQSATVLVDDLDTGVRVVNAYGAEHLEIQTADAAGVAARIRSAGAIFVGAYAPVSLGDYCAGSNHVLPTAGSARHSSGLSVQTFLRGIHVIEYTEAALKEVSGHVQALAAAEQLPAHGEAVRRRFAR from the coding sequence ATGGCCACCTTCTGCATGCCCCGCGTCGACCTGCGTGAGCGCAGCCTGTCGGCGGCCGAGTTGCGCGCCGCGCTGCCCCGCGGCGGCGTGGACGTCGACGCCGTCGTCCCGACCGTCCGGCCGATCGTCGACGACGTCGCCGAACGCGGCGCCACCGCAGCCCTGGAGTACGGCGAACGGTTCGACGGCGTACGGCCCGACGCCGTGCGCGTCCCGGCCGCCGCGCTGACCGCGGCTCTTCAGACCCTCGACGCCGACGTGCGCGCCGCCCTGCAGGTCGCCATCGACCGCACCCGCGCCGTGCACGCCGATCAGCGACGCACCGACACCGTCACCGAGGTGGCACCCGGCGCCGTGGTCACCGAACGCTGGCTGCCGGTCGACCGCGTCGGCCTGTACGTACCTGGCGGCAACGCCGTCTACCCGTCCAGCGTCGTGATGAACGTGGTGCCCGCGCAGATCGCCGGCGTGTCCTCGCTGGTCATCGCCAGCCCCCCGCAGCGCAGCAACACCGGCGCTTTCACCGGCCTGCCGCACCCCACCATCCTGGCCGCGGCCGCACTGCTCGGCGTCACCGAGGTGTGGGCGGTCGGCGGCGCGCAGGCCATCGCGCTGCTGGCCTACGGCGGCACCGACACCGACGGGTCGGGCACGTGGACTGAGCTGGCCCCGGTCGACATGATCACCGGCCCCGGCAACATCTATGTCACAGCGGCGAAACGGATCTGCCGCGCCCAGGTCGGTATCGATGCCGAAGCCGGGCCCACCGAGATCGCCATCCTGGCCGACGGCACCGCCGACCCGGCGCATGTCGCCGCCGATCTGATCAGCCAGGCCGAGCACGACGAGATGGCCGCCAGCGTGCTGGTGACCGCCAGCACCGAGCTGGCCGACGCCGTGGACGCGGCGCTGACCGAACAACTGGCGACCACCGTGCACCGGGAACGGGTGCTCACCGCGCTGGCCGGACCGCAGTCGGCCACCGTGCTGGTCGACGACCTCGACACCGGAGTGCGGGTGGTCAATGCCTACGGAGCCGAGCACCTGGAGATCCAGACCGCAGATGCCGCCGGCGTGGCAGCCAGAATCCGCAGTGCCGGAGCGATTTTCGTCGGCGCCTACGCCCCGGTCAGCCTCGGTGACTACTGCGCCGGCTCCAATCACGTGCTGCCCACCGCGGGCAGCGCGCGGCACTCCAGCGGCCTGTCGGTGCAGACGTTCCTGCGCGGCATCCACGTCATCGAGTACACCGAGGCCGCTCTCAAGGAGGTCAGCGGGCACGTACAGGCCCTGGCGGCCGCCGAGCAGCTGCCCGCCCACGGCGAGGCCGTTCGACGCAGGTTCGCCCGGTGA